One genomic region from Argentina anserina chromosome 2, drPotAnse1.1, whole genome shotgun sequence encodes:
- the LOC126782510 gene encoding uncharacterized protein LOC126782510, translated as MLRLKAFRPSNEKIVKIQLHPTHPWLVSADASDHVSVWNWEHRQVIYELKAGGVDHRRLVGAKLEKLAEGETDSKGKPTEAMRGGSVKQVNFYDDDVRFWQLWRNRSAAAEAPSAVNNVASPFSSPAPTTKGRHFLVICCENKAIFLDLVTMRGRDVPKQELDNKSLLCMEFLSRSAVGDVPLVAFGGSDGVIRVLSMMTWKLVRRYTGGHKGSIACLMTFVSTSGEALLVSGGNDGLLVVWSADHAQDSRELVPKLSIKAHDGGVVAVELSRVIGAAPQLISIGADKTLAIWDTISFKELRRIKPVSKLACHSVASWCHPRAPNLDILTCVKDSNIWAIEHPTYSALTRPLCELSSLIPPHVIAPNKKIRVYCMVAHPLQPHLVATGTNVGIIISEFDPKSLPAVAPLLTPSGSREHSAVYVIERELKLINFQLSQTANPTLGNNASLKGDSLETLHVKQIKKHISTPVPHDSYSVLSVSSSGKYLAIVWPDIPYFSIYKVSDWSVVDSGSARLLAWDTCRDRFAILEASLPPRIPVVHKGSSSRKAKEAAAAAAQAAAAAASAASAANVQVRILLDDGTSNILMRSIGGRTDPVIGLHGGALLGVAYRTSRRISPVAATAISTIQSMPLSGFGGAGVSSFSTYDDFSSKSPAEATPQNFQLYSWETFQPVGGLLPHPEWTAWDQTVEYCAFAYQKYIVISSLRPQYRYLGDVAIPNATGAVWHRRQLFVVTPTTIECVFVDAGVAAIDIETKKRKDEMKLKEAQAKALVEHGDLALIAVDGPQSANQERIALRPPMLQVVRLASFQHAPSVPPFLTLSKLSRVDGDDSGMTEERKVNEVAVGGGGVSVAVTRFPIEQKRPIGPLVVVGVKDGVLWLIDRYMSAHALSLSHPGIRCRCLAAYGDAVSAVKWASRLGREHHDDLAQFLLGMGYATEALHLPGISKRLEFDLAMQSRDIKRALQCLLTMSNSRDLGQDSGFDLKDILTVTTKKENILEAVQGIVKFTKEFLDLIDAADATGQREIAREALKRLAAAASVKGALQGHELRGQALRLANHQELTRLSNLVNNLISVGAGREAAFAAAVLGDNALMEKAWQDTGMLAEAVLHAHAHGRPTLKNLVQAWNKMLQKEVEHTPLEKTDAAAAFLASLEEPKLTSLADAAKKPPIEILPPGMPSLTVAMAVQKKPPPGAQNSLQQPGKPLLLEGAPAATPAPSTAPQQSKSGETTSDNKHPASSTDSNPAPVASGESVPENSKNDLAPSDAPPQAPQSDAASQAPESDAASQAPQSDGASQAPQSDSASEAPQSDVPSQAPQHDAPSQATEPEAASQATQPEAPSQSPQPEASSQAPEMETPSQAAQPETPSQVPQQEAPASAAAPQQEVPFQAPQSETPSQVLQPQVPIQMPPLQTRPQVPAARLPISDDWLN; from the exons ATGTTGCGGTTAAAAGCATTCCGTCCGTCGAACGAGAAGATCGTCAAGATTCAGTTGCATCCCACGCATCCATGGCTCGTCAGCGCCGACGCCTCCGATCACGTCTCCGTTTGGAACTGGGAACACCGCCAG GTGATTTACGAGCTCAAAGCCGGCGGCGTCGACCACCGACGCTTGGTCGGAGCCAAGCTGGAGAAGCTCGCCGAGGGTGAAACAG ACTCCAAGGGGAAACCTACTGAAGCCATGCGTGGTGGGAG TGTTAAGCAGGTAAACTTTTACGATGATGACGTGCGCTTTTGGCAACTTTGGCGCAACCGTTCTGCCGCTGCGGAGGCTCCATCGGCTGTCAATAATGTAGCATCACCATTTAGTTCTCCTGCTCCAACAACCAAAGGAAGACACTTTCTTGTCATCTGTTGTGAAAACAAAGCCATATTTTTGGACTTGGTGACAATGCGCGGCCGTGATGTGCCAAAGCAAGAACTGGACAACAAATCACTTCTCTG TATGGAATTCCTTTCTAGATCTGCTGTTGGTGATGTTCCTCTTGTAGCTTTTGGTGGATCAGATGGTGTTATTAGAGTACTTTCAATGATGACGTGGAAG CTTGTAAGAAGATACACCGGAGGTCACAAAGGATCCATAGCTTGTTTGATGACATTTGTGTCTACTTCTGGTGAG GCTCTCCTGGTCTCTGGGGGTAATGATGGTTTGCTTGTAGTTTGGAGTGCAGATCATGCTCAAGATTCAAGAGAACTCGTACCCAAGCTCAGTATAAAG GCACATGATGGTGGGGTTGTGGCTGTTGAACTTTCTAGAGTGATTGGAGCAGCTCCTCAGCTTATCTCAATTGGTGCAGATAAGACATTAGCTATATGGGACACGATTTCTTTCAAG GAGCTGCGACGCATTAAACCTGTCTCTAAACTAGCTTGCCATAGTGTGGCATCCTGGTGCCACCCTCGTGCTCCAAACCTTGATATATTGACTTGCGTAAAAGATTCCAATATATG GGCCATTGAACACCCAACTTACTCTGCTCTCACAAGGCCGTTGTGTGAACTTTCTTCTCTGATCCCTCCACATGTGATCGCTCCCAATAAGAAAATTAGG GTATACTGTATGGTTGCACATCCTTTACAGCCTCATCTGGTTGCTACTGGGACCAACGTCGGTATTATTATCAGTGAATTTGATCCCAAATCTCTTCCAGCTGTAGCTCCCCTACTAACACCATCAGGAAGTCGAGAGCATTCTGCTGTGTATGTTATTGAAAGGGAACTTAAGCTAATAAACTTTCAGTTATCCCAGACAGCAAATCCAACTCTTGGAAATAATGCTTCTTTGAAGGGAGATTCACTTGAAACGTTACATGTCAAACAGATTAAGAAGCACATTAGTACGCCTGTTCCGCATGACTCGTATTCggttctttctgtaagcagtTCGGGAAA GTATCTTGCTATAGTCTGGCCAGATATTCCGTACTTCTCTATTTACAAAGTTAGTGACTGGTCCGTAGTTGATTCAGGCAGTGCCAGGCTTTTGGCTTGGGACACATGCCGTGACAGATTTGCCATACTGGAAGCGTCATTGCCTCCTCGAATTCCTGTAGTTCACAAGGGTAGTTCGTCCAGAAAAGCAAAAGAAGCAGCTGCAGCTGCAGCACAAGCTGCTGCTGCAGCAGCATCAGCTGCTTCTGCAGCCAATGTACAAGTTCGTATTCTGCTGGATGATGGCACCTCAAATATTTTAATGAGATCCATAGGTGGTCGCACTGACCCG GTCATTGGATTGCATGGAGGGGCACTTCTTGGTGTTGCATATCGAACATCTAGGAGAATTAGTCCAGTTGCTGCAACCGCTATTTCAACAATTCAATCCATGCCCCTGTCTGGATTTGGAGGTGCTGgtgtttcttctttttccacTTATGATGATTTTTCTTCTAAGTCTCCAGCTGAGGCTACACCCCAAAATTTTCAGCTATATAG TTGGGAAACTTTTCAACCTGTTGGTGGTCTACTTCCTCATCCAGAATGGACAGCATGGGATCAAACGGTTGAGTATTGCGCTTTTGCATATCAGAAATACATAGTCATATCGTCTTTACGCCCACAATATAGATACCTGGGAGATGTTGCAATTCCAAATGCTACTGGTGCTGTTTGGCATCGGCGACAGTTGTTTGTTGTCACCCCTACCACCATCGA GTGCGTTTTTGTGGATGCTGGGGTCGCAGCAATTGATATCGAAACAAAAAAGAGGAAAGATGAGATGAAGCTTAAGGAGGCACAAGCGAAAGCCCTTGTTGAGCATGGTGATTTAGCACTAATTGCAGTCGATGGTCCTCAATCTGCTAATCAAGAAAGAATAGCATTGAGGCCCCCAATGCTACAG GTGGTGCGATTAGCCTCATTTCAGCATGCTCCATCTGTGCCCCCGTTCTTAACCTTGTCAAAGCTATCTAGAGTTGATGGAGATGATTCTGGGAtgacagaagaaagaaaggttAATGAGGTGGCTGTTGGTGGTGGAGGGGTCTCAGTTGCAGTTACTCGCTTTCCAATAGAGCAGAAACGACCTATAGGACCTCTGGTTGTGGTGGGCGTCAAAGATGGGGTTCTTTGGCTAATTGATAG ATACATGAGTGCTCATGCCTTATCCCTCAGCCACCCTGGTATCCGCTGCCGCTGCCTTGCTGCTTATGGAGATGCTGTTAGTGCTGTGAAATG GGCAAGTAGACTAGGTAGAGAACATCATGATGATTTAGCACAGTTTCTGCTAGGGATGGGTTATGCTACTGAGGCACTCCATTTGCCTGGAATATCTAAGAG GTTGGAGTTTGATTTGGCCATGCAGAGCCGTGATATAAAAAGAGCTCTCCAGTGCCTTCTCACAATGAGCAACAGCAGGGACTTGGGGCAAGATTCAGGATTTGATTTGAAGGACATTCTAACTGTAACAACTAAGAAAGAGAACATATTGGAAGCTGTCCAAGGAATAGTGAAGTTTACAAAGGAGTTTTTGGATCTTATTGATGCCGCAGATGCTACTGGACAGAGGGAAATTGCTCGGGAGGCTCTTAAGAGGTTGGCTGCTGCGGCTTCTGTGAAAGGCGCCTTACAGGGTCATGAATTAAGAGGACAAGCTCTTCGGTTAGCCAATCATCAAGAGTTGACACGGCTTAGT AATTTggtaaataatttaatatccGTTGGAGCTGGACGCGAAGCAGCATTCGCAGCTGCAGTTTTGGGAGACAATGCCCTTATGGAGAAGGCTTGGCAGGATACTGGAATGCTTGCTGAGGCTGTGCTTCATGCCCAT GCTCATGGGAGACCAACATTGAAGAACTTGGTTCAGGCATGGAATAAAATGTTACAAAAGGAGGTTGAGCACACCCCATTAGAAAAAACAGATGCAGCAGCAGCATTTTTGGCTTCTTTGGAGGAACCCAAGCTTACAAGCTTAGCGGACGCTGCCAAGAAACCACCAATTGAAATCCTTCCTCCAGGGATGCCATCTCTTACAGTTGCTATGGCTGTTCAAAAGAAACCGCCTCCAGGGGCTCAAAATTCACTGCAGCAACCAGGCAAGCCACTGTTGTTAGAAGGAGCCCCTGCTGCTACACCAGCCCCTTCAACTGCGCCACAACAATCCAAATCAGGTGAAACCACTTCAGACAATAAACATCCTGCTTCATCAACAGACAGCAATCCAGCTCCAGTTGCTTCTGGAGAAAGTGTCCCAGAAAATTCTAAGAATGATTTGGCACCATCGGATGCGCCACCGCAAGCCCCACAATCTGATGCAGCCTCTCAAGCACCAGAGTCTGATGCAGCCTCCCAAGCACCACAATCTGATGGAGCCTCCCAAGCACCACAATCTGATTCAGCATCGGAAGCACCACAATCTGATGTCCCATCCCAAGCGCCACAACATGATGCCCCATCCCAAGCGACAGAACCTGAGGCGGCATCCCAAGCGACACAACCTGAGGCCCCATCCCAATCGCCACAACCTGAGGCCTCATCCCAAGCGCCAGAAATGGAGACCCCATCCCAAGCGGCACAACCTGAGACGCCATCCCAAGTGCCACAACAGGAAGCCCCAGCATCAGCCGCAGCGCCACAACAAGAGGTCCCATTCCAAGCGCCACAGTCAGAGACCCCATCACAAGTGCTACAACCACAGGTCCCAATCCAGATGCCACCATTACAAACCCGACCTCAGGTGCCAGCAGCAAGATTGCCAATAAGTGATGATTGGCTTAATTAA